Part of the Sulfobacillus acidophilus DSM 10332 genome, ATTCCGTCGAGGAGATGGCCACGCAGGTGCAAGAGCCCGATAAAATGGAGCAGGAGGGAGTGGTTCCTGACGGGTTATACAGCGTCACCGTCGTGGTGGTGACCGCCGTTTCCGGAGTCGTAACGCCGCCACAGGTGACGGAGTAGGCCGCCGAAATCACAAAAGTAATGTTGTTATAGTTATCCACCGAGGAGGGGGTGACGGCTCCTACGGTGCACGTCGAAGACGAAAGATCAATGGAGCAACCGCTGGGAGTGCATCCCGCTACCGGCGCCGGCACCGTTTGGGTGATGGAGACGGTTTGAATACAGGACGCATACACTTTATCGACAACGATACAATCAATTTGGGTCGGCGGAGGACATCCGGTACTCGGGCACGGTCCGGGAGAAACGCTAGCCATGAAGTCAATCTCCTTTCTCAGCTCAGTCACGCGAGCTATTGTGTTATATGACGGCTATTGGAAAAAGGTTCCATTCTTACGCAGAGCGGGTAACCCGACGGTCGCCAAGAGGATGAAGCCCAGTCCGATCGTCGCGATAGGCCAAAATTGTCCATGGCGGTACACGAGGGAGGCCGCGGCCGATCCGCTCAAGAGGCCGCTATACATCGCGGTATTGTTCCAAGCCAAACTGCGAGCCCGCATGCGGGAGGGCACTTGGGACGCCCAGCTTTTAATGAGGGGAATGTAGGCCTGGATAAAACCAAAGCCTAGACTCGAAAGGATGAGGCCCGGGAGGGAAACTTTTAGGGCGATGACGGTCAGGATCAGGATGATGACGGTTTCGCTCCACAGGGCCCGTCGAAGGACGGGGAGGATCCCCCCATGAATCGCCTTTCGGGCATAGATGAGGTTTCCCAGGGCACTTAGTCCACCGTATCCCATCAACACCGCCAAAAGCGCCTGGGGCCCTAGCCCGTACCGGGTCAGCTCCGTGGGTAAAAAGGTGTAAATCGCCCCTACCGCACCAAAGGCACAAAAACTGATCCATAACGGGCGCCACTGACGGGACGGTGACCAAGGGGGAGGAACCCTGGCGGAACGGGGCGGGACCGGGGCTTTAACGTGTAATAAAAGAGTTTCGGATACGGCGAAAAATCCTGCCAACAGGCCTAATGCGACACGCCAACCGGCTATTTGGCCAATACCCATCCCGAGCGGGACCCCGAGTACGGTGGAGAGCGAGAGTCCGAACGAGGCGAGGGCCATGGACCGGGTCCGGGCCTCACCGTGATATTGGTCGCCAATCCATGCGTAAATTTCCGGGCTGACCGCTCCGGCAAATAGTCCGCCCGCTGTCCGAGCGGCCAACAAGGCGAAAAAATCAGGCGCCAGAGCGGATGCGAGTTCGGCCAGAAAAAGGCCCGTAAGCCCGGTGAGGACGACCTGTCTTCGCCCCCAGCGGTCGGCCGCCCACCCCGCTAAAGGGGAGGCGAAAATGTATCCCAGCGCGAAGGCCGTTACGAGAAAACCGCCTTTGGCCGGGGATATGCGAAAGCTGGTATCAATGGCGGGAATTAACGGGGCAATGAGATTGAGATCGACTCCGACGAAAAACATTATGCCGAGAAAAAGAAAAGATAGGGTTGAACGATGCGAGAGAAAGCCCACGTTTGGCCTCCCTTGGACTTTCTCTCAGTATGTCCCCTTCCGGCGCTCTTTACTTATCATGGGAACCGACAACGGTGACCGGAATCGGAGAGTGCTGAATGACGGCAAAGGATACGCTGCCCAGTAAGTTCCCTAACGGCGAATGGCCGCGCCGACCCAACACAATTAAATCCGCTTGATGATGGACGGCATAATCGACGATGGCCCGAGCCGGTGTGCCGATGACACTGACGGTATTAATCGGTGGACAGCAAGTGATGACCTGTTCGGTACGTTCTAAAGCTCGTTCGGCCCGTCGCCGCGCTTCATCCAAGGCATCTTCCACCGCGTCGGCGGAGTTGATGGTCATGACGGTCAGGAGGGTGATGTGCGTCCAATCCGGGGTGGCAAACCGATTTAACCAGCGCGCGGCCGCCAACGCGGCGGGTGATCCATCGGTTGCCAAAATCACCGATACGGCCTTTCCCATCGGGATTGCGCCTCCTTATAACCCATAACCCGCGAAGGGAGCGCCTTCGCGGGTTAATCCCTCACCTACCCGCTACTCTACGTTATTTGTGGGCGCTATTCAACAAGGTCGCCGGAACATATTTGGCGAAGTCGGCGAGATGACCCCAGACGGCCTGATATCCGGTAACGGCCCAGATTAAGGCCGAAATGCCGAGGATAATGGCGGCCAACACCGCAATCCAGCGAACTTGCCGCCATTGCAGGGCCGGTAAGGTGAGAAGACCGCCCAATCCGGCCGTAATGTACCCCCAACCCGCCAAGACGGGGCTTTTGGTCATGCCCAGATTCATCAGTCGGATGCCCACGACAATTGCCAGGATACCACCAAACACTCCAAACAAGGCCGGGATCAGGGGTTCCCATTCAAAGGCGAGGGTGATGGCCGCCGCCAAAAAGGCGACGCTCAGAAATAACGCCGGTTCACCAAAGGCCACGTTATACGACCCCGGCAAGGGCCACGTCACGACCATGGCGAACGCGGTGAGAAGGCCTAACAAACCGACGGCAAAAAATCCCGAAGCCCAACTCCGGCGGGTGCCCCGGTCAGGATTCACATAAAGATAGTGCGCTAAAATCGCCAGCCCGGCCGCCAAGTTGACCAGCATGACGCCGACGAAGTCGATGAACATAGGGCTCGCTTCCTTTCCGTACCGGAATGCCTGAACCCCAATTGCAGGTTCCAATAGCATTGTGCGCGAAGGAACGCAAGCACACAGGGGGCAAGTGGCGCATTTTGCCATCCCCAAAGGGTCTGACGAACTCGGCACCGATGACCCTTCAGGAAAAGCCAAAAGGCCCCTTGAGGGGCCTTTTTTAATGATCCATTTCAACGATGGTGACGGGAATTTTGGATCGCTGTAGCACGCCAAAGGAGACGCTTCCAAATAGATTCCCTAGGGCGGAGTGGCCGCGCCGGCCCATCACGATGACGTCGACGTGGTGGGATTGGGCATAGTCGACGATGGCATCGGCCGGATTGCCGGACAGGGTAACCGTGGTAACGGGCGGGCAGGCTGTCAGTTTGGCGGCGGTTTCGGTCAACGCGGTTTGGGCTTTCTTTTGGGCCTCCTGATACGCTTCTTCTAATGCTTCTTGGTAAAGCTCACCGGAATTGGGATAGAGACCGGTGGTGGCAAAATGATCGATGGCCGGTACGGTCACCACGGTGGCTAAAGTAATTTGGGTATGTTCGGGGGACACAAATTGATTCAGCCATTCGGCCGCGTGCAGCGACGAAGGAGAACCGTCGGTGGCCAATAATAGGGTTAGTGCTTTCATCATAACGCCTCCTGTGAACCGAGAGTGCCAGCCGTTGAACAAGGGCCGGTTGTAATTAGTAGAATACCAGGTAGGCGACAAGGTCCCTAGGGCCGTTTGGCCCTCTGCCGATGGTCGAAGGTTCGTCCTTTATCCGTGCCCAAGTCCGAACACGCCCACGAGTAGCAAATAAAGGCCCAACACCAGCCGAAAATATCGGGGATTCCATAACGTCACAATGCCTGTGGCCATCGCGGCCAACGCCATTAAATCCTGCCGCATAATCGATTCCCCGCTTTTTGCTGGGTATGATATGCCGCGCGCGGGACAGCGGTGACTTAGGAAAGGTTGGCGACGGGTATCGGCGGCAAAGGATCCGCCAGCCGAATGCCAAAGATTTTCGCGTAAAACCATAATTCGGCCTCGGTCGCGCGCACAATCGTCGCCCCGTCGACAAAACCGTGGCCCTCTCCGGCAAAGGTCACATACGAAACTGGCACCCCCTGAGCTTTCAGCCCCTCGACCATCTGGGCGGATTGAGGGGGTGGGACCACCCGGTCGTCCGATCCTTGGAAGAAAATGACGGGCGTTCGGCATTGGTCGGTGTGCGCCAACGGTGAACGGGCCTGGTATTCGGCTTCGGCAGCCGGCCAGGGACCGACTAACGAATCGAGGTAGTGGGCTTCGAATTTGTGGGTCTCTTGGGCTAAGGATGCGAGATCACTCACCCCATAATAACTGGCTCCGACGTGGAAGGTTTTCCGAAACGTGAGCGCCGCTAAAGTGGTATACCCGCCCGCGCTACTGCCCCGAATGGCTAGGCGGCGCTCGTCGGCTAATCCTTGGCGGACCAAGTACCGCGTGAGAAAGACACAATCGTCGACGTCGACGATTCCCCATTTGCCGGTTAACCGTTGTCGGTAGGCCCGTCCATAACCCGTACTGCCGCCATAGTTCACGTCGGCTACGGCGAATCCCCGACTGGTCCAAAACTGGATCGCCGGCTGATATACCGGAAAACGCTGAGTGGTGGGACCGCCGTGGACAAATAGGACTAAGGGCGGTCTTTCACCCTCCGGCGCCCGATAATGCGGATTGGCCGGAGGATAATAAAACGCATGGGCGGTGGTGCCGTCGGAGGTGGGAAACTCTATCGGTTGGGGGCGGGACAGATAATCCGGCATGACCGGCCGTTCCCAGGCCCGCCTTAACGTTTGAAAGCGGTCATGGTGCCAGTCAAAGCGGACCACTTGCGATACGTCGTTGTCGGCCGCGACGATCATTAAGGCGGCGGTGGGGCCCACTTTTAACCGGCCAATCCAGGTAAACGGCATGCGAATGTGGGTCAGTTCCCGGGTGTCGACGTCAATGCGTACGAGATGGGAATAGCCTTTGATGCTATAGGTAGCCAAGAGGGTGTGGCTATCAATCAGGCCCATGGTGGATTGGCCAAGCGTCCACGTCGGCACCCCAAATTCGGCCTTTAAGGCGGTGACCGGGGTAACGCCGGATTCCGGCGTCCAGCGATAGATATTCCACCAGCCGGTCCGATCGGAAATAAAATAAAGGGATCCGTCAGGGGACCATAAGGGTTGTTGGACCGATTCGGCCGGACCGCCGGCAATCCGTTTTGGCTGTTGGATCGAACCGTCCGGGGCCCACTCGCCTAGCCAGAGTTCAGACGCGTCCCAAGGCATGGCCGGATGGTTCCAGGACACCCAAGCGATCCGCCTGCCGTCGGGACTCACGCGCGGGGCTTGATAAAAGTCGTGGCCCGAGACTAAGACCTGTCCGGGCGAGATGCTGTGGCCAT contains:
- a CDS encoding major facilitator superfamily MFS_1 (PFAM: Major Facilitator Superfamily~COGs: COG2814 Arabinose efflux permease~InterPro IPR011701~KEGG: eha:Ethha_0935 major facilitator superfamily MFS_1~PFAM: Major facilitator superfamily MFS-1~SPTR: Multidrug resistance protein), with amino-acid sequence MGFLSHRSTLSFLFLGIMFFVGVDLNLIAPLIPAIDTSFRISPAKGGFLVTAFALGYIFASPLAGWAADRWGRRQVVLTGLTGLFLAELASALAPDFFALLAARTAGGLFAGAVSPEIYAWIGDQYHGEARTRSMALASFGLSLSTVLGVPLGMGIGQIAGWRVALGLLAGFFAVSETLLLHVKAPVPPRSARVPPPWSPSRQWRPLWISFCAFGAVGAIYTFLPTELTRYGLGPQALLAVLMGYGGLSALGNLIYARKAIHGGILPVLRRALWSETVIILILTVIALKVSLPGLILSSLGFGFIQAYIPLIKSWASQVPSRMRARSLAWNNTAMYSGLLSGSAAASLVYRHGQFWPIATIGLGFILLATVGLPALRKNGTFFQ
- a CDS encoding UspA domain-containing protein (PFAM: Universal stress protein family~InterPro IPR006016~KEGG: nph:NP0658A stress response protein~PFAM: UspA~SPTR: Probable stress response protein), whose protein sequence is MGKAVSVILATDGSPAALAAARWLNRFATPDWTHITLLTVMTINSADAVEDALDEARRRAERALERTEQVITCCPPINTVSVIGTPARAIVDYAVHHQADLIVLGRRGHSPLGNLLGSVSFAVIQHSPIPVTVVGSHDK
- a CDS encoding protein of unknown function DUF981 (PFAM: Protein of unknown function (DUF981)~COGs: COG3374 membrane protein~InterPro IPR009324~KEGG: npu:Npun_R3915 hypothetical protein~PFAM: Protein of unknown function DUF981~SPTR: Putative uncharacterized protein) yields the protein MFIDFVGVMLVNLAAGLAILAHYLYVNPDRGTRRSWASGFFAVGLLGLLTAFAMVVTWPLPGSYNVAFGEPALFLSVAFLAAAITLAFEWEPLIPALFGVFGGILAIVVGIRLMNLGMTKSPVLAGWGYITAGLGGLLTLPALQWRQVRWIAVLAAIILGISALIWAVTGYQAVWGHLADFAKYVPATLLNSAHK
- a CDS encoding UspA domain-containing protein (PFAM: Universal stress protein family~COGs: COG0589 Universal stress protein UspA and related nucleotide-binding protein~InterPro IPR006016~KEGG: dae:Dtox_2411 UspA domain-containing protein~PFAM: UspA~SPTR: UspA domain protein); protein product: MKALTLLLATDGSPSSLHAAEWLNQFVSPEHTQITLATVVTVPAIDHFATTGLYPNSGELYQEALEEAYQEAQKKAQTALTETAAKLTACPPVTTVTLSGNPADAIVDYAQSHHVDVIVMGRRGHSALGNLFGSVSFGVLQRSKIPVTIVEMDH
- a CDS encoding hypothetical protein (KEGG: mta:Moth_1269 hypothetical protein~SPTR: Putative uncharacterized protein) — its product is MASVSPGPCPSTGCPPPTQIDCIVVDKVYASCIQTVSITQTVPAPVAGCTPSGCSIDLSSSTCTVGAVTPSSVDNYNNITFVISAAYSVTCGGVTTPETAVTTTTVTLYNPSGTTPSCSILSGSCTCVAISSTELSCTITLCVLFQVSATVQLLVPTYGFCSPEPCQVGPVLSCPPAPLFPPQAGS
- a CDS encoding peptidase S9 prolyl oligopeptidase (PFAM: Prolyl oligopeptidase family; WD40-like Beta Propeller Repeat~COGs: COG1506 Dipeptidyl aminopeptidase/acylaminoacyl-peptidase~InterPro IPR011659:IPR001375~KEGG: rrs:RoseRS_2053 peptidase S9 prolyl oligopeptidase~SPTR: Peptidase, S9C (Acylaminoacyl-peptidase) family), with the protein product MEPATVAPFGTWKSPISAQSLVERAVGLDDVLTDSSGDYWIESRPEENGRSVLMRRTLNGRTEVVTPEPYHVRSRVYEYGGGAATVADGTVYFTDYRTHQVVRLSEGRQPEPLTPEGPYRYGDLHWDAARRRLLAIREDHTAQGHPTHTLVAIDGHSISPGQVLVSGHDFYQAPRVSPDGRRIAWVSWNHPAMPWDASELWLGEWAPDGSIQQPKRIAGGPAESVQQPLWSPDGSLYFISDRTGWWNIYRWTPESGVTPVTALKAEFGVPTWTLGQSTMGLIDSHTLLATYSIKGYSHLVRIDVDTRELTHIRMPFTWIGRLKVGPTAALMIVAADNDVSQVVRFDWHHDRFQTLRRAWERPVMPDYLSRPQPIEFPTSDGTTAHAFYYPPANPHYRAPEGERPPLVLFVHGGPTTQRFPVYQPAIQFWTSRGFAVADVNYGGSTGYGRAYRQRLTGKWGIVDVDDCVFLTRYLVRQGLADERRLAIRGSSAGGYTTLAALTFRKTFHVGASYYGVSDLASLAQETHKFEAHYLDSLVGPWPAAEAEYQARSPLAHTDQCRTPVIFFQGSDDRVVPPPQSAQMVEGLKAQGVPVSYVTFAGEGHGFVDGATIVRATEAELWFYAKIFGIRLADPLPPIPVANLS
- a CDS encoding hypothetical protein (PFAM: Protein of unknown function (DUF3096)), with amino-acid sequence MRQDLMALAAMATGIVTLWNPRYFRLVLGLYLLLVGVFGLGHG